One window of the Eucalyptus grandis isolate ANBG69807.140 chromosome 8, ASM1654582v1, whole genome shotgun sequence genome contains the following:
- the LOC104456313 gene encoding probable aldo-keto reductase 2, which yields MAASTTTVRRIKLGSQGMEVSAQGLGCMGMSIGYGPPKPDPDMIALIHYAVGSGVTFLDTSDIYGPHTNEILLGKALKGGVRQKVELATKFGVSFADGKREIRGDPAYVRAACEASLRRLDIDCIDLYYQHRIDTRVPIEVTIGELKKLVEEGKIKYIGLSEASASTIRRAHAVHPITAVQLEWSLWSRDVEAEIIPTCRELGIGIVAYSPLGRGFFSVGSKLVENLSKDDFRQNLPRFQPENLAHNTKLFDRVNEIAQRKGCTTSQLALAWVHHQGDDVCPIPGTTKIENFNQNIGALSVKLTPEEMAELESIASADNVKGGRYNGNLSPWENSDTPPLSSWKPA from the exons ATGGCAGCGTCGACGACGACGGTGAGGAGGATCAAGCTGGGGTCGCAGGGCATGGAGGTGTCGGCGCAGGGGCTGGGCTGCATGGGCATGTCCATCGGCTACGGCCCTCCCAAGCCCGACCCCGACATGATCGCCCTCATCCACTACGCCGTCGGCTCCGGCGTCACCTTCCTCGACACCTCCGACATCTACGGCCCCCACACCAACGAAATCCTCCTCGGAAAG GCACTGAAGGGAGGGGTGAGGCAGAAGGTGGAATTGGCGACCAAGTTCGGAGTCAGCTTCGCGGACGGGAAGAGGGAGATCCGGGGCGATCCGGCGTACGTGAGGGCTGCTTGCGAGGCCAGCTTGAGGCGGCTCGACATCGATTGCATCGACCTCTACTACCAACATCGCATCGACACTCGCGTCCCCATCGAAGTCACT ATTGGAGAGCTAAAGAAGCTCGTTGAAGAGGGTAAGATCAAGTACATTGGTTTATCCGAGGCCTCTGCGTCAACAATCAGAAGAGCACATGCTGTTCATCCCATCACAGCGGTGCAATTGGAGTGGTCGCTGTGGTCAAGAGATGTGGAGGCAGAGATCATTCCCACGTGCAG GGAGCTTGGCATTGGAATTGTTGCCTACAGTCCTCTTGGACGAGGATTCTTTTCTGTTGGCTCCAAGTTGGTGGAGAATCTCTCTAAGGATGACTTCAGACAG AACCTACCAAGGTTCCAGCCAGAGAACTTGGCTCACAACACGAAGTTATTTGACCGAGTGAATGAAATTGCGCAAAGAAAGGGATGCACCACATCGCAGTTAGCCCTCGCCTGGGTACACCACCAGGGTGATGATGTTTGCCCGATTCCCGGCACGACCAAGATCGAGAATTTCAACCAGAACATTGGAGCTCTGTCAGTGAAGCTTACACCGGAAGAGATGGCTGAGCTCGAATCAATTGCTTCTGCGGACAATGTCAAGGGTGGCAGGTACAATGGAAACCTCTCTCCATGGGAAAACTCCGACACTCCACCCCTTTCTTCTTGGAAACCTGCCTAG